GTCTTGACTGCATCGACGGCGTCGCCGAGTGCGCCACCGGGCGCCAGATTGAAGCTGAGCGAGACCGCCGGGAACTGGGCCTGATGCGCAATCGCGAGCGGCGCCGTGGTGCGCGTCAGCGTCGCCACCGCCGACAGCGGCACCTGCGCCCCGGCTACCCCGGGCAGATAGAGCTTCGACAGGATCGACGGATCGCGCTGGTAAATCGGCATGGCTTCCAGCACCACCCGGTACTGGTTGGCCTGCCCGTAGATGGTGGAAATCTGCCGCTGCGCGAAGGCGTCGTTGAGCGTATCGTTGACGCCCTGGATGCTGACGCCGAGCTGGCCCGCGCGCTGGCGGTTGATGTCGAGCGAGGCGCGCAGGCCGCCCTCCTGGGCCTCCGAAGAGACGTCGCGGAACAGAGGATCGCGCCGCAGTTCGGCAACGAGCTTTTTGCCCCACTCGCTCACCAGCGGGGCGTCGGTGCCCGTCAGCGTGTACTGGTATTGCGAGCGGCTCGACTGGGTCGAGATCTGCACATCCTGCACCGGCTGGAAGTAGACCGTCATGCCCGGGATCGAGGCGGTCAGCGCCTTCAGGCGCACGATGACGGAGGCAACGTCGTCGCGCCGCTCGCCACGCGGCTTCAGCGTCATCACCAGGCGGCCGACATTGGTGGTCGGGTTGACCGAACCCGCGCCGATCACCGAGACGACGCCGGTTACGTCAGGGTCGGCCTTGATCGCGGCCGCGGCCCTGCTCTGCCGGCTCTGCATTTCCGCAAACGACACGTCGGGACCGGCCTCGGTGACCGCAGTGATGGAGGCGGTGTCCTGCAGCGGCAGGAAGCCTTTGGGCGCGACGACATAGAGGATCAGGGTCGCGACGATGGTGGCGAAGGTCACCAACAGCGTTGCGCGCTGGCGCTGCAGCACCCAGAGCAGCGTGCGGCGATAGAATTCGACCATGCGGTCGATACCGCCGGAGACCGCGGCAAGCCCTGGCACCGCGAATTCTTCATGGACATGCTTCAACAGCCGCGAGCACATCATCGGCGTCAGCGTCAGCGACACGACAGCCGACGTCACTACCGCGATGGTCAGCGTCAGCGCGAATTCGCGGAACATGCGCCCGACCAGTCCCGACATGAACAACAGCGGGATGAACACGGCGATCAGCGACACCGTCAGCGAAATCACCGTGAAGCCGATTTCCTTGGCGCCCTTGAGCGACGCCTCCATCGAGGATTCGCCGTTCTCCATATGGCGGACGATGTTCTCAATCATCACGATGGCGTCGTCGACCACGAAGCCGGTGCCGATGGTCAGCGCCATCAGCGACAAATTGTCGAGGCTGAAGCCGCAGAAATACATGATGCCGAAGGAAGTGATAAGCGACAGCGGCAGCGCCACGCCGGCGATCAGGGTGGCGCGCAGCGAGCGCAGGAACAACAGCACCACCAGCGTCACCAGCACCACGCTCAGAATCAGCGTGAATTGCACGTCACGCACCGAGGCGCGGATGGTGACGGTGCGGTCGCTGACCACGGTCAGGTTGACGCCGGCCGGGATGGCGCGCTGCACCTTCGGAATCTCGCTGCGGATCTGGCGCACCACCTCGATGACGTTGGCGCCGGGCTGCCGCTGGATGTCGATGATGACGGCCGGCGTGCCCTGGTACCAGCCGCCGGTGCGGTCGTTCTCCAGCCCGTCGACGATGATGGCGACGTCGCCGATGGTCACGGGCGCACCGTTGCGGTAGGCGATGATGATCGGCTTGTAGGCTTCCGCCGCCGCGATCTGGTCGTTGGCGGCGATGGTGTAAGCCTGCTGCGCGCCGTCGAGCGATCCCTTCGGCCCGGAGACGTTGGCGCCCGCGATCGCGCTGCGCAAATCCTCCATCGAAATGCCGTAGGCCGCGAGCCGCGCCAGGTCGGCCTGCACCCGAACCGCGGGCTTCAGCCCGCCCAGCACCGCGACCCGCCCTACCCCCGAAATCTGGCTGAGGCGCTGCGCCAGGATGGTGTCGGCGAGATCGCTCATGGCGCGCAGCGAAATCGTCTCCGAGGTCAGCGCCAGCGTCATGACCGGCGCGTCCGCGGGATTGACCTTGGCGTAGGTCGGCGGATACGGCAGGCTTTTCGGCAGGATACCGGCCGCGGCGTTGATCGCGGCCTGCACGTCCTGGGTCGCGCCGTCGATGTCGCGGTTGAGATCGAACTGCAGGGAAATCTGGCTGACGCCGAACGAACTGGTCGACTGCATCGACGACAGCGACGGGATCTGGCCGAGCTGGCGCTCCAGTGGCGCCGTGATCAGCGAGGCGACGACGTCGGGGCTCGCGCCCGGCAATTGCGTCGTCACCTGCACGGTCGGAAAATCGACCTGCGGCAGCGCCGACACCGGCAGCGCCCAATAGCCCAGCGCGCCGCCGATCAGGAGCGCGATCCCCAGCAGCGAGGTCGCGATCGGGCGGCGGATGAATGGTTCCGAGACGCTCATGGGTGCGTGCTCACGCTGGCGAAATCAGGCATTCAAGTCGGGAGTTCTTCGGTCATGGCTGCGACTTCGCTCCGCCGCCTGACTGTGCGCCCCCTTTTGCGTCCTTGCTCTGAGTGTCCGTGCCCTGCGGGGTCCTGGTTCGCTTGCGCGGGGCGAGATCGACTGACGGCGTCTGATCGGACCTGCCGATGAAGACCTTGGCGCCATCGGACAGATTGGCAAAGCCTGTCGTCACCACGCGATCGGAAGCCGACAGCCCGCTCGCGATCACGGCTTCGGTTTCGTTCTGCTGCGTCACCACGACGGGCTTCGCCGTGGCGATATTGTCCGCGCCGATGACGTAGCTGAAAGTCCCTGCCGGGCCGCGCTGCACGGCGGAGGTCGGCACCACCACCGCCTTCGCAAGCGTTTCGACCTTCAGCCTTACATTGACGAACTGGCCCGGCCAAAGCTGGAAGTTCGCATTGGGAAATTCGGCCTTGAGCTTGAGGGTGCCGGTGGTCGGATCGACCTGGTTGTCGATGCCTTTCAGGGTACCGCTGTCGATCACCGTAGTGCCGTCGTTGCCGAACACGTCGACGGTCAGCGCGCCCCTGGCGGAGGCGGCGTTGACCCGCACGATCTGCTGCTGCGGCAGGCTGAACTGCACAGCGATCGGTTGCAACTGGGTGATGATGACGAGACCGGTCACGTCGGAAGCGCGAATAATGTTGCCCTGGTCGACCTGCCGCAGCCCGGCTCGGCCTGACAATGGCGCGATGATCTTGGTATAGCCGAGTGTCGCCTGGGCGTTGTCAATCGCGGCCTGGTCGGCGTTGACCAGCGCTTCCTGCTGCGCGACCACGGCGCGCTGGGTGTCGGCCTGCTGCTTGGATCCGGCGTTGGAGGCGGCCAATTGCTGATAGCGCGCGAGGTCGATGCGCATATTGGCGAGCTGCGCTTCATCCTGCGCCTTCTTGGCGACCGCCTGATCGTACTGCGCCTTGTAGATCACCGGATCGATCTCGCCGAGGACGTCGCCCTTCTTGACGTCCTGTCCCTCGACGAAATTAACTGCGATCAGCTTGCCATCGACCTGCGCACGCACGATCACGTTGTTCAGCGCGCGGACGGAGCCTACTCCGTCGAGATAGACCGGCACGTCCTGGATGCGAGGGGTCGCCGCCAGCACCGGCACCGGCAGGTCGCGCGGCATGCCGCCACGGTTGTTGGCGGCCTGTTTCTGCTGCAGCGCTGTCCAGCCGATGTAGCCAAGGCCGCCGAGTATCACGAGCGTAATCGCAATCGACACGATGCGGCGGCCCGCGCTGTGCGCGACACCCTTGCCGGCAGCCTTCGCGGTGTCCAAATCCGGCTTAAAGAGCATCAACCGGCCTTTCCATCCTTGGCTCCCAGCCGCCCCCCAGCGCCTGATACAGGCTGACGATCGCCAGCATCCGGGCCAGTTGGGCCTGCGACAGCGAATCTTCCGCCTGGAAAAACGTCAATTGCGTATTCAACACAGTCACGATGTCCGCCGTGCCTGCCCGCAGCTGCTGCTCGGACAGTTGAAAGGCCCGCCGTGAGGCCGCCAACACCTCGCGCTGCAGCCGCAACTTCTCGGTGGTCTGCCGGATCGACACCAGCGCGTTGTCGACGTCAGCGAAGGCCGAGACCACCGTCTTGCGGTAGGCCTGCAGCAGCTCGTCCTGCCTCGCCTTGGTGAGTTCGAAATTGCCGAGAATCTGTCCGCCGTCGAAGATCGGCTGTGTCAGGCTGCCGACGACATTGAAGAAGGCGGCATGGGGCTGGAACAGCGATACCAGCGACGAACTCTGATATCCGCCCGCCCCCGTCAACTTGATACTGGGAAAGAACTGCGCGCGGGCGTTGCCGACATTGGCGGTGGCGGAAGCAAGCTGCGCCTCCTGACGCCTGATATCCGGCCGCTGCGTCAAGAGTTCCGATGGCAGGCCCGGCGTCACCCGCGGCGACGCAATCCGGTTCAGTGAGCCGCCGGTGACGCGCACGCTTTCCGGCGGCCGCGCCACCAGCGTCGCCAGCGCATTGATGTTCAGCGCCAGCGTCTGGCGCAGCGGCGGCACCGCGGCGCGCTGGCTGGCGAGCACGCTTTCCTGCTGGGCAACATCGAGGTCGGTTCCGGTGCCGGCCTGCAGCCGCTGCTTGATGGCGTCGAGGATGCGCGAGGCGCTGGCGATATTGCGCTCGGCGGTGCGAAGCCGGTCCTGTGCTGAAAGCACCTGAAAATAGGCATTGGCGACGCTGACAAGCGCGGTCAACGCCACCACGTCGCGATCGAAGCGACTGGCGATCGCGGTTTCTTCCGCCGCCTGCGCGGCGTCGCGGTTCTTGCCCCAGAAATCGAACTCATAACTGGCGCTGAGCGAGGCCTGGTAATTGGTGGTCTCTCGCCCGCCATTGGTCAGGCCGCTGGCGCTCGAGCCGGAGCTGCGGGCATAGGTCTGCTGACCGGTTCCGCTGAGGCTCGGCAGCAGCGGCGCGCCGGCAATGCGCGCCTGCGCGTCCGCCTGGATGAAGCGCGCGGTCGCCGCCGCGATGTCCAGATTGACGGTCTGGGCTTCCTCCATCAGCGCGGTCAGTTCCGGCGAGCGGAAGCCGCGCCACCAGTCCAGTGTCGGCGGCGCGTCCGGATCGGCCGATCGCGCGGCTTTGTAGCCTTGCGGGATATCCAGCGCCGGATCGGCCAGGTCCCTGGTGAGAATGCAGCCGGCTGAACTGACCACCATGCACAGCGCGGCAAGCCATTTCGCCGCCCGGTCGAGGCCAAAAATTGCGGCAAGGCCGCCCATGGCAGCATCAGCGGGACCCTGTTTCACGTCCGCCCTCCGCCGGGAGCATCGCCCGGCATCCGACGATTCGAGGAGCACCCGACCGACTCGCTGATGACATTGGTGGTAACGGCCTGCGACCCGGTCACGACTGTGATGCTTCCTCTGGAACCCGGTCGCCATACTAGCCGGGCGTTCCGGGGGCGGACAGTCCTGTTCCGCTCTGCATCGCGCATCCCCCGATCGTGGCCGGGGCTGCGAACCGCCCAGTTTCCCTTATTTCATGCGGGCTTCTGGCGATCGGCACGGTCTTTAGGCTGCGGCAATCTTACCAAGATTTCATGTGTTTTTCGCCATTCGGACGATTCGAGGCCGCCTCACCCGCGTCGCCCGGGCGCTGCTGAAACTTCGCAAGCCACGTGCCGTATCTCGCATGGCAACCAATGGGGGCTATCGAATGCGAGTCGCGGTGATCGGAACGGGAATTGCGGGCAATGCTGCGGCCTGAACCTTGTCAAAACGCTATCCGGTCACGGTCTACGATCGCGAAATCAGGCCCGGCGGACACAGCCACACCGTGACCATCGACTACGACGGGACACAGCTTTCGGTCGATACCGGCTTCATCGTCTACAACGAGCTTAACTATCCGGACCTCACCGCCCTGTTCGCCCATCTCGGCGTCGAGACCGTCGCAAGCTGCATGAGCTTTGCGGTCACCGCCGGCGCCGGCCGCTTCGAATGGAAAGGCGGCGGCAACAACTGGCGCGAGACCGCCAAGGGATTGTTCGCGCAGCCGCGCAACCTGCTGTCGCCTTCCTATCTGTGGATGCGCGATGGGTCGCCCTTGCGCAGCCACGCGCAAGCCTGCGCCGCCGGGCGCGGCATCGATCTCGCCGGCGGGCGGGTGTGGCTGTTGTGCTATCCGCGGCTGCTCGGCTTCACCTTCAATCCGCTGTCGGTGTATTTCTGCTACGCTAGCAGCGGCGAGCTGGCGCTCCTCATGTACGAGGTCCGCAACACGTTCGGCGACATCCACGCTTACGTGCTTGCCGTGAAGCCCGGCGGGAAGCCCTGCGGCTTTGGCTCAAAGGCGCGCGACTGGTGCCGCGGCCGAATGCTGCACCGGCGAACACGGCGAATACCGTCTTGGCGAGCGGCGAATGCCGCGACTATACTGCGGAAGCGTTATCTGCCGCCGGGCGGAAGCCCGGAGCGCGGGAAAGCGCTCTGGTCCAGTGACCTTGGGACGACTTGGCTGGACACAGAGCCGCATCAACCGATGGGCCTGGCGATGTCTGCGTTGATTCCTATTACTCCCGATAATCTGGAGGCGGTGCTTGCCGATTTGCCCCGCGTGGTCCGGCTGGCCCTGGGCTTCGCGTCAAGGCTGAGACGCGGCACACTCGACATCACGCTTCCCGACGGCCGCACGCTTCGGATGGGCGGCATGGAGCCGGGCCCGGCGGCGGCCATGACGTTGTACAATTACGGCTTCGCCTCGCGGCTGCTCAACGGCGGCGACATCGGGATCGCCGAAGCCTATCTGCAGGGGGAATGGGACACGCCCGATCTGACGCAGTTCCTCTATCTGTTCTGCGTCAATCACGATCTCATTCAGCAGATGCTCGGCGACAAGCCGCTGATGCGTTTTGTCCAGATCGCCCGGCACTGGCTCAACCGCAACACCAGGCGGCAGGCTCGCCGCAACATCTATGCGCATTACGACATCGGCAACGCGTTTTATTCGGCCTGGCTCGATCCGAGCATGACCTATTCCTCCGCATTGTTCGAGGACGACACCCCCGATCTGACGGCCGCGCAAAACAACAAATACCGCCGGCTCGCCGAGGCCATCGATCTGAAGCCCGGCCAGAAACTGCTGGAGATCGGCTGCGGCTGGGGCGGCTTTGCGGAATATGCCGCCAAGACGTACGGCGCCAAAGTGGTCGGGCTTACCATCAGCAAGGAGCAGCGCGATTTCGCGGAAGCGCGCATTTTCAAGGCCGGCCTCAGCGACAAGGTCGAGATCCGGCTGCAGGACTATCGCGACGAGCGCGACCGCTACGACCGGATCGCCTCGATCGAGATGATCGAGGCGGTCGGCGAGCAGTTCTGGCCGAAATATTTTTCACAGTTGCGCGACCGGCTGCTGCCCGGCGGCCTTGCCGGCATACAGGCCATCACCATTCAGGACAGCCTGTTCCAGGCCTATCGCCGCGAAGTCGACTTCATCCAGCGCTACGTTTTTCCGGGCGGCATGCTGCCCTCGCCGCAGGTGCTGAAATCGCTCGGCGAGCGCTTCGGCGTTCCCGTTATCCGCGAGCGCATTTTCGGGCAAGATTATGCCAAGACGCTCGCGATCTGGCGAAGCAATTTCCGCGCGGCCTGGCCGAACCTGATGCCTTCGGGGTTCGACGACCGGTTCCGGCGGCTGTGGGAATACTATCTCGCTTATTGCGAGGCCGGTTTCCTGTCGGGAAATATCGACGTGCGCCAGGTGGTGTTCGCCAAATCGCCCTAGCGGAGCATTGCGGCGTCGGCTTGTGCCTCCCGCGACGGTCCTTTAGGGTCGCCTCCGGTGAGGAAACAACTGGCAATTCCCAAGACATGACAATCAACAACGACGTCGTTCAGGCGATCGGTAACACGCCGCTCATCAAGCTCAGGCACGCCTCCGAGGCGACCGGCTGCACCATTCTCGGCAAGGCGGAATTCATGAACCCCGGCCAGTCGGTGAAGGACCGCGCCGGCAAATGGATGATCCTGGAAGCCGAGAAGCGCGGCGACCTCAAGCCCGGCGGCCTGGTGGTGGAAGCGACCGCCGGCAATACCGGCATCGGGCTTGCGGTGGTGGCGAGCGCGCGCGGTTACCGGACGCTGATCGTGATTCCGGATACGCAGAGCCAGGAAAAGAAGGACATGCTGCGGCTTTGCGGCGCCGAACTGGTCGAGGTGCCGGCGCTGCCCTTTTCCAATCCGAACTGTTACCAGCATGTCGGAAAGAGGCTGGCCGCACAGCTTCGTAAGACCGAACCGAACGGCGTGTTGTTCGGCGATCAATGGAACAACCTCGACAACGCCAGGGCGCATTATGAGTCAACCGGCCCGGAAATCTGGCGCGATACCGGCGGCAAGATCGACGGCTTTATCTGTTCGGTCGGGACTGGCGGCACGCTTGCCGGCACCAGCCGGTATTTGAAGGAAAAGAACGAGGGCATCACCATCGCCTGCGCCGACCCCCACGGTGCGGCAATGTATGAATTGTTCAAGAACGGCACCGCCAAATCGACGCCAGGCGGATCGATCTCCGAAGGCATTGGCCTTGGGCGCGTCACGCCCGTGATTGAAACCGCCAAAGTGGACACCGCCTTCCTCATTCCCGATGAAGAATGGGTTCCGGTGATCTACGACCTGCTCGAGCACGAGGGACTGTGCCTCGGCGGCTCCACCGGCGTCAACGTTGCCGGCGCCATCCGGCTCGCCAGGCAGCTCGGGCCCGGCAAAACCATCGTGACCATCCTGTGCGATTCCGGAAACCGCTATCAGTCGAAGCTGTTCAATCCGGAGTTCATGCGCTCGAAGAACCTGCCGGTGCCGGCATGGCTGGAGAAGCACAGCAAGATCGACGTGCCGTTCGAGTGAAAGTGGCGAGTAGCGAATGGCGAATGATCGCTCCATTCGCCATTCGCCCATCTCACCGCAAAATCTGGCTGAGGAACAGCTTGGTCCGCGCGTGCTGTGGGTTGGCGAAGAAGCTCGCCGGCGTGTTGGACTCGATGATCTGCCCGGCGTCCATGAACACGATGCGGTTGGCGACTTCGCGGGCAAATCCCATTTCGTGGGTGACGACCAGCATGGTCATGCCCTCATTGGCGAGGTCGACCATGGTGTCGAGCACTTCCTTGACCATTTCGGGGTCGAGCGCCGAGGTCGGCTCGTCGAACAGCATCACCTTCGGGCTCATGGTCAAGGCGCGGGCGATGGCGACGCGCTGCTGCTGACCGCCGGACATCTGGCCCGGATATTTGTTGGCCTGGTGCGGAATCTTCACCCGCTCCAGATATTTCATCGCGGCGGCTTCGGCGTCCAACTTCGGGATGTTGCGCACCCAGATCGGCGCCAGCGTGCAGTTCTCCAGCACGGTCAGATGCGGAAACAGATTGAAACTCTGGAACACCATGCCGACTTCGCGCCGGACTTCGTCGACCCGCTTCAGGTTCGGCCCCAGTTCGATGCCGTCGACCACGATCTCGCCTTCCTGGAACTCCTCCAGCGCGTTGATGCAGCGGATCAGCGTCGATTTACCCGAACCCGAGGGGCCGCAGATCACGATGCGCTCGCCCTTGGCGACCTCGAAATTGATGTCGCGCAGCACGTGAAAGTCGCCGTACCACTTGTTGAGGCCGTTGATGCTGACGATCGAATTCGCGGTCATGGTCATTTGCTCAATTGCGCCGATGCGCGTTCACCCTGTTCTCGACGAACAGCGAATAGCGCGACATGCCAAAACAGAAGACGAAGTAGATCATTCCGGTGAAGGCAAACCCGGTGAACAGGGTTGTCGGCGTCGACCATACCGGATCGCTGAAGGAAGCCTGCAGACTGCCAAGCAGATCAAACAGCGCCACGATCGAGACCAGCGAGGTGTCCTTGAACAGGGCGATGAAACTGTTGACGAGACCGGGGATAACGTGGCGCAGCGCCTGCGGCATCACGATCAGGCCGGTGGTCTTGGCCCAGGACAGGCCGAGCGCGCTCGCAGCCTCCCCCTGCCCGCGCGGGATCGCCTGCAATCCGCCGCGGATAACTTCGGCCTGGTAGGCGCCGGCAAACAGCGCGATACCGATCAGGGCGCGGACCAGACCGTCCACCGTAAAATTGCCTGGCAGGAACAAAGGCAGCATGTAGGTGGCGAAAAACAACACCGTGATCAGCGGCACGCCGCGCCAGAACTCGATGAATGCGATCGAAAAGATCCGGATCAGCGGAATCGTCGAGCGCCGCCCCAGCGCCAGCGCGATGCCGACCGGCATCGAGGTGACGATGCCGGTGACCGACACCACCAGCGTCACCAGAAGCCCGCCCCACAGCCGCGTATCGACCACCGGCAGGCCGCCGCGGTCGAGGCCCAGCAACGCGATGACAATGCCGATGCCGGCAAAGACCGCAAGACTGTTGACGAGGGCCCGCCATCCAGCGCGGACACCGCCATTGAGCAGAAACAACAGAATCGAGACGATCGCGGCGGTGGCCACGAAGTCGGCCCATACCGGCCGTGGGAATATCTGAGTCTGGTCGCGAAGCCAGGTCAGCGGCCAGATCAGCCAGGAAATCACCGTGCCGAGCAGCATCAGCAACTTTCCGAGCAGCCACAGCAGCGGGCCGATCACCGCGATCGCCTCGCCCACGCTGACGAGCTTGCGGCCGCCCTCGCCGATGCTGTCGCCCAATCCCGCCAGCAGTCCTGCCGTCCAGCTGACGCCCAGTCCCTTCAGGCCGCCGCCATGCAGCAGGAAGAAGGCAACGATGGGGAAAGCGACGAAGAACAGTCCGGCGTTGAGGCCTTTGGCCGGCAGCCGCGGAATCAGCAGCGGCAACAGCAACAGCGCCGCCAGGAAAAACGTCAGGTTCACCCGCCAACGTTCGGCCTCCGGATAGAAACCGTAGATGAACTGGCTGAATTTCGCCTGGATGTAGGGCCAGCAGGCGCCAACCGTATGTCCGGCATTTTCCGCAAGGCAGGCGTTGCGATCCTTGCCGGTCCAGATCGCATCGATCAGGAGAAACTTCACCGCCGGAACGATGGTGAACCAGAGCAGCAGCACGCCCAGAATGGTCAGGAGAACATTGGTCGGTGAATTGAACAGGCGCGTGCGCAGGAAACCGACAAAACCAGTGGTCTTGACCGGCGCAGAGCGCTCGGGGACAAGTTCCTGGCGAACGAACGGCGAAACGGAGATATCGCTCATGGGCCGGCACTCCGGCCGAGCCGCCATCCGTAGAAGCTCATGATCGCGCTGGTGACCAGCGAGATCAGGAGATAGACGCCCATCGTAATCGAAATGATCTCGATCGCCTGCCCGGTCTGGCTCAGCGCCGTGCCGGCGAATACCGAAACCAGGTCGGGATAGCCGATCGCCACCGCCAGCGACGAGTTCTTGGTGAGATTGAGATACTGGTTGGTGAGCGGCGGCAGGATGACGCGCAGCGCCTGCGGCACCACGATCAGCCGCAAGGTCGATCCGCGCGACAAACCAAGCGAAGCACCGGCTTCCATCTGCCCCTTGTGAACCGACAGAATGCCGGCGCGAACGATTTCGGCGATGAAGGCCGCCGTGTAGGTCGAGAGCGCCAGCGTCAGCGCGACAAACTCCGGAATGACGCGCGAGCCGCCGGCGAAATTGAAGCCCTTGAGCGCGGGGAATTCGAAGGTGACGGGCCTGCCGAACAACAGCGACGCCAGCAAGGGCAGACCGATCAGCAATCCCAGCACATAAGGCCAGATCCTGATCAGTTTACCGCTTTCGAACAGTTGCTTCCGCGCGTACCACCGCAGGCCCAACGCAGCGGCGATCGCGATCAGGACCGCCAGCGCGAATGGCTCGAGGCCCGGATCGGCGATCGGCTTCGGAATCACCAGCCCGCGGTTACTGAGAAAAGCGCTGTCGAGTATCGAGTAGCTCTGTCGCGGGTTAGGCAGCGTCGCCAGCACGGCCCGGTACCAGAACAGGATCTGGAACAAGAGCGGCAGGTTGCGTATCAGTTCGACGTAACCGCCTGAAATCCGCGACAGCAGCCAGTTCGGCGACAGCCGGCCCAGCGCGACGATGAACCCGATGATGGTGGCAAAGAAGATGCCGATGACCGAGACGATCAGCGTGTTCAGCAGGCCGACCAGGAACACGCGGGTATAGGAGTCGGAACCGGAATAGGGAATCAGGCTCTGGCTGACGTCGAAGCCCGCCGTATTCTCCAGGAAGCCGAGGCCGGATGTGATCCGCTGCGCCTGCAAATTGGCACGCGCATTGGCGACGATTTCAAAGCCGATCCACAGCAGCGCGGCGACGAACAGGATCTGAAAGACAAACCCGTTCCAGCCCGCCCGACCGCCGAGCGCGCGTTGCAGCCTGAAAAGAAACTGCGACGGAGGCGCTCGGGCTTCGATGGACATCGCCGTGCCGGTGGCTCGCGATCAGCGGATCGGCGGCGCGTACTGGATTCCGCCCTTGTTCCAGAGCTGGTTGAGTCCACGGGCGATCCCGAGCTTGGAGCCGGCGCCGACGTTACGATCGAAAGATTCGCCGTAATTGCCCGTCGCCTTCACGATCCGCGTCACCCAATCCTTGGTGAGGCC
The genomic region above belongs to Bradyrhizobium sediminis and contains:
- a CDS encoding efflux RND transporter permease subunit, with translation MSVSEPFIRRPIATSLLGIALLIGGALGYWALPVSALPQVDFPTVQVTTQLPGASPDVVASLITAPLERQLGQIPSLSSMQSTSSFGVSQISLQFDLNRDIDGATQDVQAAINAAAGILPKSLPYPPTYAKVNPADAPVMTLALTSETISLRAMSDLADTILAQRLSQISGVGRVAVLGGLKPAVRVQADLARLAAYGISMEDLRSAIAGANVSGPKGSLDGAQQAYTIAANDQIAAAEAYKPIIIAYRNGAPVTIGDVAIIVDGLENDRTGGWYQGTPAVIIDIQRQPGANVIEVVRQIRSEIPKVQRAIPAGVNLTVVSDRTVTIRASVRDVQFTLILSVVLVTLVVLLFLRSLRATLIAGVALPLSLITSFGIMYFCGFSLDNLSLMALTIGTGFVVDDAIVMIENIVRHMENGESSMEASLKGAKEIGFTVISLTVSLIAVFIPLLFMSGLVGRMFREFALTLTIAVVTSAVVSLTLTPMMCSRLLKHVHEEFAVPGLAAVSGGIDRMVEFYRRTLLWVLQRQRATLLVTFATIVATLILYVVAPKGFLPLQDTASITAVTEAGPDVSFAEMQSRQSRAAAAIKADPDVTGVVSVIGAGSVNPTTNVGRLVMTLKPRGERRDDVASVIVRLKALTASIPGMTVYFQPVQDVQISTQSSRSQYQYTLTGTDAPLVSEWGKKLVAELRRDPLFRDVSSEAQEGGLRASLDINRQRAGQLGVSIQGVNDTLNDAFAQRQISTIYGQANQYRVVLEAMPIYQRDPSILSKLYLPGVAGAQVPLSAVATLTRTTAPLAIAHQAQFPAVSLSFNLAPGGALGDAVDAVKTVERRIGMPGSIVGVYAGDAAEFSKSLAGQPWLILAALVTIYIVLGVLYESYIHPITILSTLPSAGVGAILALMLFGQDLSVIGLIGIILLMGIVKKNAIMMIDFALDAERIQGMSATDAIVQACLLRFRPIMMTTLAALLGALPLAVESGTGAELRFPLGISIIGGLLLSQLLTLYTTPVIYLALDRINRRIERAVPPPAPELPSPPVAGATEGMQ
- a CDS encoding efflux RND transporter periplasmic adaptor subunit, which codes for MLFKPDLDTAKAAGKGVAHSAGRRIVSIAITLVILGGLGYIGWTALQQKQAANNRGGMPRDLPVPVLAATPRIQDVPVYLDGVGSVRALNNVIVRAQVDGKLIAVNFVEGQDVKKGDVLGEIDPVIYKAQYDQAVAKKAQDEAQLANMRIDLARYQQLAASNAGSKQQADTQRAVVAQQEALVNADQAAIDNAQATLGYTKIIAPLSGRAGLRQVDQGNIIRASDVTGLVIITQLQPIAVQFSLPQQQIVRVNAASARGALTVDVFGNDGTTVIDSGTLKGIDNQVDPTTGTLKLKAEFPNANFQLWPGQFVNVRLKVETLAKAVVVPTSAVQRGPAGTFSYVIGADNIATAKPVVVTQQNETEAVIASGLSASDRVVTTGFANLSDGAKVFIGRSDQTPSVDLAPRKRTRTPQGTDTQSKDAKGGAQSGGGAKSQP
- a CDS encoding efflux transporter outer membrane subunit codes for the protein MGGLAAIFGLDRAAKWLAALCMVVSSAGCILTRDLADPALDIPQGYKAARSADPDAPPTLDWWRGFRSPELTALMEEAQTVNLDIAAATARFIQADAQARIAGAPLLPSLSGTGQQTYARSSGSSASGLTNGGRETTNYQASLSASYEFDFWGKNRDAAQAAEETAIASRFDRDVVALTALVSVANAYFQVLSAQDRLRTAERNIASASRILDAIKQRLQAGTGTDLDVAQQESVLASQRAAVPPLRQTLALNINALATLVARPPESVRVTGGSLNRIASPRVTPGLPSELLTQRPDIRRQEAQLASATANVGNARAQFFPSIKLTGAGGYQSSSLVSLFQPHAAFFNVVGSLTQPIFDGGQILGNFELTKARQDELLQAYRKTVVSAFADVDNALVSIRQTTEKLRLQREVLAASRRAFQLSEQQLRAGTADIVTVLNTQLTFFQAEDSLSQAQLARMLAIVSLYQALGGGWEPRMERPVDAL
- a CDS encoding SAM-dependent methyltransferase, whose product is MSALIPITPDNLEAVLADLPRVVRLALGFASRLRRGTLDITLPDGRTLRMGGMEPGPAAAMTLYNYGFASRLLNGGDIGIAEAYLQGEWDTPDLTQFLYLFCVNHDLIQQMLGDKPLMRFVQIARHWLNRNTRRQARRNIYAHYDIGNAFYSAWLDPSMTYSSALFEDDTPDLTAAQNNKYRRLAEAIDLKPGQKLLEIGCGWGGFAEYAAKTYGAKVVGLTISKEQRDFAEARIFKAGLSDKVEIRLQDYRDERDRYDRIASIEMIEAVGEQFWPKYFSQLRDRLLPGGLAGIQAITIQDSLFQAYRREVDFIQRYVFPGGMLPSPQVLKSLGERFGVPVIRERIFGQDYAKTLAIWRSNFRAAWPNLMPSGFDDRFRRLWEYYLAYCEAGFLSGNIDVRQVVFAKSP
- a CDS encoding cysteine synthase A, with amino-acid sequence MTINNDVVQAIGNTPLIKLRHASEATGCTILGKAEFMNPGQSVKDRAGKWMILEAEKRGDLKPGGLVVEATAGNTGIGLAVVASARGYRTLIVIPDTQSQEKKDMLRLCGAELVEVPALPFSNPNCYQHVGKRLAAQLRKTEPNGVLFGDQWNNLDNARAHYESTGPEIWRDTGGKIDGFICSVGTGGTLAGTSRYLKEKNEGITIACADPHGAAMYELFKNGTAKSTPGGSISEGIGLGRVTPVIETAKVDTAFLIPDEEWVPVIYDLLEHEGLCLGGSTGVNVAGAIRLARQLGPGKTIVTILCDSGNRYQSKLFNPEFMRSKNLPVPAWLEKHSKIDVPFE
- a CDS encoding amino acid ABC transporter ATP-binding protein → MTANSIVSINGLNKWYGDFHVLRDINFEVAKGERIVICGPSGSGKSTLIRCINALEEFQEGEIVVDGIELGPNLKRVDEVRREVGMVFQSFNLFPHLTVLENCTLAPIWVRNIPKLDAEAAAMKYLERVKIPHQANKYPGQMSGGQQQRVAIARALTMSPKVMLFDEPTSALDPEMVKEVLDTMVDLANEGMTMLVVTHEMGFAREVANRIVFMDAGQIIESNTPASFFANPQHARTKLFLSQILR